A genomic region of Drosophila kikkawai strain 14028-0561.14 chromosome X, DkikHiC1v2, whole genome shotgun sequence contains the following coding sequences:
- the LOC108083342 gene encoding uncharacterized protein, producing MVALGQQSKDLEPSQRPHRWNKSTPLQHCNFKPSDMDNRSLLLRLSLVVALVLLLVCVPETDAGGYQKKKKIVIHVPIHKKIEKHIHTVVKHVHHHHKPLVLKEEKKVIHEDHRPIQIHQTKEHIHHHSLPLAAAAPAAVPEPELEEEEEHIHHHHNYEHRGGLRDDFIGGEGSSSEER from the exons atggtcGCACTGGGGCAGCAATCAAAAGACTTGGAGCCTTCACAGCGGCCGCATCGTTGGAACAAAAGCACACCCCTTCAACACTGCAACTTTAAGCCAAGCGACATGGATAACCGCAGTTTG CTGCTGAGGCTCTCGCTGGTGGTGGCGCTTGTTCTGCTGCTCGTCTGTGTGCCGGAAACGGATGCTGG AGGCTAccagaaaaagaagaaaatcgTCATACACGTGCCAATTCACAAGAAGATTGAGAAGCACATTCACACCGTGGTTAAGCAtgtccaccaccaccacaagcCCCTCGTTCTCAAGGAGGAGAAGAAGGTGATACACGAGGACCATCGCCCCATACAGATCCATCAGACCAAGGAGCACATCCACCACCACTCACTGCCGTTGGCAGCGGCGGCGCCCGCTGCTGTGCCAGAgccggagctggaggaggaggaggagcataTCCATCACCACCACAACTACGAGCACAGGGGCGGACTGCGGGACGACTTCATCGGTGGCGAGGGGAGCAGCAGTGAGGAGCGCTGA
- the Or2a gene encoding odorant receptor 2a has translation MAGNPAQRSIKTRPQSRAETNVSKIMAEAEEKEQPELDTHSAMHYHWRVWELTGLMRPKGVSDVAYLVYAILINVLVTILFPLSLMARLFFTHNMQEMCENLTISITDIVANLKFVNVYLVREQLHEIRLLLRQLDVRARQVGHPEELGALRSEVEIAKSGFRYFARIFVFGTTLSCLRVAILPERQLLYPAWFGVDWRHSTKAYVAIYIYQLFGLIVQAVQNCASDSYPPAYLCLLTGHMRALELRVLRIGYKSTDGMESSGDFVAWQRQMHAELIDCIRDLMLIYRLRSIIQRILSVACMAQFACSAAVQCTVALHFLYVVDDNDLSAMILSIVFFAAVTLEVFIICYFGDRMRTQSEALCDAFYACNWVEQLPKFKRDLLFTLARTQRPSMIFAGNYIALSLETFEEVMRFTYSVFTLLLRVK, from the exons ATGGCAGGTAATCCCGCCCAGAGGAGTATAAAAACAAGACCACAGAGTCGGGCAGAGACAAACGTAAGTAAGATCatggcggaggcggaggagaaGGAACAACCGGAGCTGGACACGCACAGTGCTATGCACTATCACTGGCGAGTGTGGGAGCTGACCGGACTGATGCGGCCCAAGGGAGTCTCCGACGTGGCCTACTTGGTCTACGCTATCCTGATCAATGTGCTGGTCACCATCCTCTTTCCCCTGAGCCTGATGGCCCGGCTCTTCTTTACGCACAACATGCAGGAGATGTGCGAGAACCTAACCATCTCCATCACGGACATTGTGGCCAATCTGAAGTTTGTCAACGTTTACCTGGTGCGGGAGCAGCTGCACGAGATCCGCTTGCTGCTGCGCCAATTGGATGTCAGGGCCAGACAGGTAGGCCATCCGGAGGAGCTGGGTGCGCTGCGCAGCGAGGTGGAGATTGCCAAGAGCGGCTTCCGCTACTTTGCCCGCATCTTTGTGTTCGGCACCACGCTCAGCTGCCTCCGGGTGGCCATCTTGCCGGAACGCCAGCTCCTGTACCCGGCCTGGTTCGGCGTGGACTGGCGGCACTCCACCAAAGCCTACGTGGCCATCTACATCTACCAGCTCTTTGGGCTGATCGTCCAAGCCGTGCAGAACTGTGCCAGTGACTCGTATCCGCCGGCGTATCTCTGCCTGCTCACTGGTCACATGCGTGCCCTGGAGCTCAGGGTGCTCCGGATTGGCTACAAGTCTACGGACGGCATGGAATCGAGCGGAGACTTTGTGGCCTGGCAGCGCCAGATGCATGCGGAGCTGATCGACTGCATCCGGGATCTGATGCTGATCTACCGGCTGCGCAGCATCATTCAGCGCATCCTGTCGGTGGCCTGCATGGCCCAGTTCGCCTGCTCAGCTGCCGTCCAGTGCACAGTGGCCTTGCACTTTCTGTATGTGGTGGACGACAACGACCTATCCGCCATGATCCTGTCGATTGTTTTCTTTGCTGCCGTCACCTTGGAGGTGTTTATCATCTGCTACTTTGGCGACAGGATGCGGACGCAGAGCGAGGCCCTCTGCGATGCCTTCTACGCCTGCAACTGGGTGGAGCAGCTGCCCAAGTTCAAGCGGGACCTGCTCTTCACGCTGGCCAGGACGCAACGGCCGTCCATGATCTTTGCCGGCAACTATATCGCCCTTTCGCTGGAGACGTTCGAGGAG GTCATGAGGTTTACCTACTCCGTGTTCACGCTTCTCCTGAGGGTAAAATAA
- the fs(1)K10 gene encoding DNA-binding protein K10 isoform X1 yields the protein MVSKNQFQQQQQSNWGMQQYPQQQHQQQYQQQNQQQQYYQQQQQQSPQHQQRQNNARAAAAPYRKPFRPGNNNSNNNNNGNNNNNHGGGGGGHGNNSNGNGNNGNGNGGGGQMMYNSCQMPDPLYIDFNSPAPGAGNKNQNHHMGNSNEGPKKKPLKGNKQQQQFQQQGKNNQGNQNKQQQFNNQMNGHNNSNSHNNGGGGGGGDWQQKQQRFPGPHQQQMSPNRGGGGFNGGFQRGPPPNRPPGRHMMPPMGPMGPMGPGPGPRGGLGPMPPFPPMPFQPGMPGMRGPMPPMGGPPPMPPQHFMRGPRGPRPGGPGPGPMGPMGGPPPPPPMHMMGPRMPPRMLPPNGPFMGPMNMNGGRIKKPNPKLVKQAVKGKSSIRTLKNLINQYPIDKPWVTEEIRDEHAKKVDIENRLKGHKDDDLFAQFKVQRDKFVALYEGAREEYLKQEAASVMAKDAKSDKDKNANSNQSAAAAPKAESAAKDATIPNP from the exons ATGGTGTCGAAAAACCAAtttcagcaacagcagcagtcaAACTGGGGGATGCAGCAGTAtccgcaacagcagcaccagcagcagtaccaacagcaaaaccaacagcagcagtactaccagcagcagcaacagcaaagcCCACAGCACCAGCAGCGCCAGAACAATGCCCGCGCCGCGGCTGCTCCATACAGGAAGCCCTTCCGTCCGgggaacaacaacagcaacaataataataacggcaacaacaacaataaccacggcggaggaggaggaggacacgGCAACAATAGCAATGGAAACGGGAACAATGGGAACGGCAACGGGGGCGGCGGCCAGATGATGTACAACTCGTGTCAGATGCCCGATCCGCTGTACATCGACTTCAACAGCCCCGCGCCAGGAGCCGGCAACAAGAACCAGAACCATCATATGGGCAACTCCAACGAGGGACCCAAGAAGAAACCGCTGAAGGGcaacaaacagcagcagcagttccagCAGCAGGGTAAGAACAACCAAGGCAACCAGAACAAGCAGCAACAGTTCAACAACCAGATGAACGGCCACAATAACAGCAACAGCCACAACAACggtggaggcggcggcggcggggactggcagcagaagcagcagcgctTCCCTGGCCCGCACCAGCAACAGATGAGTCCTAAccgaggcggcggcggcttcaACGGCGGTTTCCAGAGAGGGCCGCCGCCAAACAGGCCACCCGGTCGCCACATGATGCCACCAATGGGTCCAATGGGACCCATGGGACCAGGTCCAGGACCCCGTGGCGGTCTCGGACCAATGCCGCCGTTTCCGCCGATGCCGTTTCAGCCCGGCATGCCAGGCATGAGGGGTCCAATGCCGCCAATGGGTGGACCACCGCCAATGCCGCCTCAGCACTTCATGAGGGGGCCGCGAGGACCACGGCCTGGTGGACCTGGTCCTGGCCCCATGGGACCGATGGGTGGACCACCGCCTCCGCCGCCAATGCACATGATGGGTCCACGAATGCCGCCGCGCATGCTGCCGCCCAACGGACCCTTCATGGGCCCCATGAACATGAACGGCGGGCGGATCAAGAAGCCCAATCCCAAGCTGGTGAAGCAGGCGGTTAAGGGCAAGAGCAGCATCCGGACGCTGAAGAACCTAATCAACCAGTACCCCATCGACAAGCCCTGGGTGACCGAGGAGATTCGCGACGAGCATGCCAAGAAGGTGGACATCGAGAACCGGCTGAAGGGCCACAAGGACGACGACCTGTTCGCGCAGTTTAAGGTGCAGCGCGACAAGTTCGTGGCTCTCTATGAGGGGGCCCGCGAGGAGTATCTCAAACAGGAGGCGGCCAGCGTAATGGCCAAG GATGCCAAATCAGACAAAGACAAAAACGCAAATTCAAATCAgagcgccgccgccgcccctAAGGCCGAAAGCGCTGCTAAAGATGCAACAATTCCAAATCCCTAG
- the fs(1)K10 gene encoding DNA-binding protein K10 isoform X2, which yields MVSKNQFQQQQQSNWGMQQYPQQQHQQQYQQQNQQQQYYQQQQQQSPQHQQRQNNARAAAAPYRKPFRPGNNNSNNNNNGNNNNNHGGGGGGHGNNSNGNGNNGNGNGGGGQMMYNSCQMPDPLYIDFNSPAPGAGNKNQNHHMGNSNEGPKKKPLKGNKQQQQFQQQGKNNQGNQNKQQQFNNQMNGHNNSNSHNNGGGGGGGDWQQKQQRFPGPHQQQMSPNRGGGGFNGGFQRGPPPNRPPGRHMMPPMGPMGPMGPGPGPRGGLGPMPPFPPMPFQPGMPGMRGPMPPMGGPPPMPPQHFMRGPRGPRPGGPGPGPMGPMGGPPPPPPMHMMGPRMPPRMLPPNGPFMGPMNMNGGRIKKPNPKLVKQAVKGKSSIRTLKNLINQYPIDKPWVTEEIRDEHAKKVDIENRLKGHKDDDLFAQFKVQRDKFVALYEGAREEYLKQEAASVMAKVGGEGSQKDREDER from the exons ATGGTGTCGAAAAACCAAtttcagcaacagcagcagtcaAACTGGGGGATGCAGCAGTAtccgcaacagcagcaccagcagcagtaccaacagcaaaaccaacagcagcagtactaccagcagcagcaacagcaaagcCCACAGCACCAGCAGCGCCAGAACAATGCCCGCGCCGCGGCTGCTCCATACAGGAAGCCCTTCCGTCCGgggaacaacaacagcaacaataataataacggcaacaacaacaataaccacggcggaggaggaggaggacacgGCAACAATAGCAATGGAAACGGGAACAATGGGAACGGCAACGGGGGCGGCGGCCAGATGATGTACAACTCGTGTCAGATGCCCGATCCGCTGTACATCGACTTCAACAGCCCCGCGCCAGGAGCCGGCAACAAGAACCAGAACCATCATATGGGCAACTCCAACGAGGGACCCAAGAAGAAACCGCTGAAGGGcaacaaacagcagcagcagttccagCAGCAGGGTAAGAACAACCAAGGCAACCAGAACAAGCAGCAACAGTTCAACAACCAGATGAACGGCCACAATAACAGCAACAGCCACAACAACggtggaggcggcggcggcggggactggcagcagaagcagcagcgctTCCCTGGCCCGCACCAGCAACAGATGAGTCCTAAccgaggcggcggcggcttcaACGGCGGTTTCCAGAGAGGGCCGCCGCCAAACAGGCCACCCGGTCGCCACATGATGCCACCAATGGGTCCAATGGGACCCATGGGACCAGGTCCAGGACCCCGTGGCGGTCTCGGACCAATGCCGCCGTTTCCGCCGATGCCGTTTCAGCCCGGCATGCCAGGCATGAGGGGTCCAATGCCGCCAATGGGTGGACCACCGCCAATGCCGCCTCAGCACTTCATGAGGGGGCCGCGAGGACCACGGCCTGGTGGACCTGGTCCTGGCCCCATGGGACCGATGGGTGGACCACCGCCTCCGCCGCCAATGCACATGATGGGTCCACGAATGCCGCCGCGCATGCTGCCGCCCAACGGACCCTTCATGGGCCCCATGAACATGAACGGCGGGCGGATCAAGAAGCCCAATCCCAAGCTGGTGAAGCAGGCGGTTAAGGGCAAGAGCAGCATCCGGACGCTGAAGAACCTAATCAACCAGTACCCCATCGACAAGCCCTGGGTGACCGAGGAGATTCGCGACGAGCATGCCAAGAAGGTGGACATCGAGAACCGGCTGAAGGGCCACAAGGACGACGACCTGTTCGCGCAGTTTAAGGTGCAGCGCGACAAGTTCGTGGCTCTCTATGAGGGGGCCCGCGAGGAGTATCTCAAACAGGAGGCGGCCAGCGTAATGGCCAAG GTAGGAGGAGAAGGAAGCCAGAAAGATAGAGAGGATGAGAGATAG
- the kz gene encoding probable ATP-dependent RNA helicase kurz, with amino-acid sequence MGKKKHNAKARQNPQTIVDNSAVKKIQIDVDAVAGGNQAGYDEANALVLPSEKRATKIKVDKVQHVKILTKKQRKHLQAIVDKKKKKEGRAQLMADLAAVQIPEAELQQYTSISQVQTVGLKRLPTLDEYLAKKKARQAQVLAEKSTGVRRVNAIKGSKRKLLAEEQEELDAKRRNPNVVSLEEDEDDDDDDDDSSSSDEDEAPPVPASVPAPIPAPVAAPPKVEAKSQGKKTKAAPSTSACTHQTVYVPVHRSSEVQEARLRLPILAEEQEVMETINENPIVIVAGETGSGKTTQLPQFLYEAGYAQHKMIGVTEPRRVAAIAMSKRVAHEMNLPESEVSYLIRFEGNVTPATRIKFMTDGVLLKEIETDFLLSKYSVIILDEAHERSVYTDILVGLLSRIVPLRHKRGQPLKLVIMSATLRVTDFTENERLFKVPPPLLKVEARQFPVTIHFQKRTPDDYVAEAYRKTLKIHNQLPEGGILVFVTGQQEVNQLVRKLRRTFPYHPPTSSAKDRPKKAGEDTKTLQAAATDSDVEVEDPKELEFDMKRTIRNMRKSKKKFLAQITLPKINLDDYKLPGDDTEADMHEQQDEEEPEELMLEDDDAGDDDGEAGLISGNRRPLWVLPLYSLLSSEKQNRIFQPVPEGCRLCVVSTNVAETSLTIPHIKYVVDSGRQKTRLYDKLTGVSAFVVTYTSKASADQRAGRAGRISAGHCYRLYSSAVYNDCFEAFAQPDIQMKPVEDLMLQMRCMGIDRVVHFPFPSPPDQTQLQAAEHRLTVLGALEVRKSSEKTTDLPPAVTRLGQVISRFPVAPRFGKMLALSNQQQLLPYTVCLVAALSVQEVLIETGVQRDEDVAPGANRFHQKRQSWAASGNYQLLGDPMVLLRAVGAAEYAGSQGRLSEFCTTNGLRPKAVSEVRKLRVQLTNEINLNVSDVELGVDPELKPPTDAQARFLRQILLAGMGDRVARKVPLADIADKEERRRLKYAYNCADMEEPAFLHASSVLRQKAPEWVVYQEAYELQNGDSTKMFIRGITAIEPEWLLLYVPLLCNVREVREDPAPRYDEASGRIFCYVDATFGKAGWDLPLGEVEMPLSEKACCYFGMFLLEGRVCPKLAELRGKLKSTPASLIKSWSSMNDKVLRFKRALITKQIHNRQALFDEFRRDNHFLLEEYQNLLYDVALSELTPWWPPLDKS; translated from the exons atggGCAAGAAAAAGCACAACGCCAAGGCACGACAGAACCCGCAAACGATTGTGGACAACTCGGCCGTGAAGAAG ATCCAGATCGATGTGGATGCAGTTGCCGGTGGCAATCAGGCGGGCTATGATGAGGCCAACGCTCTGGTGCTGCCCTCCGAGAAACGGGCCACCAAGATCAAGGTGGACAAGGTGCAGCACGTGAAGATCCTCACCAAGAAGCAGCGCAAGCACCTGCAGGCGATTGTGgacaagaaaaagaaaaaggaaggC CGCGCCCAGCTGATGGCCGACCTGGCTGCCGTGCAAATCCCCGAGGCCGAACTGCAGCAGTACACCTCCATTAGCCAGGTGCAGACGGTGGGCCTGAAGCGCCTGCCCACGCTCGACGAGTACCTGGCCAAGAAGAAGGCGCGGCAGGCGCAGGTTCTGGCCGAGAAGAGCACGGGCGTCAGGCGGGTGAACGCCATTAAGGGATCCAAGCGGAAACTGCTCgccgaggagcaggaggagcttGATGCCAAACGTCGCAATCCGAATGTAGTTAGCTTGGAAGAGGACgaggatgacgacgacgatgatgacgatTCTTCCAGCAGTGACGAGGATGAGGCGCCGCCAGTTCCAGCCTCTGTCCCAGCTCCCATACCCGCTCCAGTGGCTGCTCCGCCCAAAGTCGAAGCAAAGTCCCAAGGAAAGAAAACTAAGGCGGCACCATCAACGTCTGCCTGCACCCACCAGACTGTGTATGTGCCCGTGCATCGGTCCAGCGAGGTGCAGGAGGCCCGCCTCCGCCTGCCCATCCTAGCCGAGGAGCAGGAGGTGATGGAGACCATCAACGAGAACCCCATTGTGATCGTGGCCGGCGAGACGGGCTCGGGCAAGACGACGCAGTTGCCTCAGTTCCTGTACGAGGCAGGCTACGCCCAGCACAAGATGATTGGTGTGACGGAGCCACGGCGGGTGGCCGCCATTGCCATGTCCAAGCGAGTGGCACACGAGATGAATTTGCCGGAGAGCGAGGTCTCCTACCTCATCCGCTTCGAGGGCAACGTGACGCCGGCCACGCGTATCAAGTTCATGACAGACGGCGTGCTCCTCAAGGAGATCGAAACTGATTTCCTGCTCAGCAAGTACTCGGTGATCATCCTGGACGAGGCGCACGAGCGCAGCGTCTACACAGACATCCTGGTGGGCCTGCTCTCGCGGATTGTGCCCCTGCGCCACAAGCGTGGCCAGCCCCTGAAGCTGGTCATCATGTCCGCCACGCTGCGTGTCACCGATTTCACGGAGAATGAACGCCTGTTTAAGgttccgccgccgctgctgaaGGTGGAGGCGCGCCAGTTCCCGGTGACCATTCACTTCCAAAAGCGCACGCCCGATGACTACGTGGCCGAGGCCTACCGCAAGACCCTTAAGATTCACAATCAGCTGCCCGAAGGCGGCATCTTGGTCTTTGTCACGGGACAGCAGGAGGTCAACCAGCTGGTGCGCAAGCTGCGACGAACCTTTCCCTATCACCCGCCCACCTCGTCAGCCAAGGATCGCCCCAAGAAGGCGGGGGAGGACACAAAGACTCTTCAGGCGGCGGCCACAGATTCAGATGTGGAGGTGGAGGACCCCAAGGAGCTGGAGTTTGACATGAAGCGCACTATACGCAACATGCGCAAGTCCAAGAAGAAGTTCCTGGCCCAGATCACCCTGCCCAAGATCAACCTGGACGACTACAAGCTGCCGGGCGACGACACCGAGGCGGATATGCACGAGCagcaggacgaggaggagccgGAGGAGCTGATGCTGGAGGACGACGATGCCGGCGACGACGATGGCGAGGCGGGTCTTATATCCGGCAACAGGCGACCCCTCTGGGTTCTGCCCCTCTACTCGCTGCTCTCGTCGGAGAAGCAGAACCGCATCTTCCAGCCCGTTCCCGAGGGCTGTCGCCTGTGTGTGGTGAGCACGAATGTGGCGGAGACCTCGCTGACCATTCCGCACATCAAATACGTGGTGGACAGTGGCCGCCAGAAGACCCGTCTCTACGACAAGCTAACGGGCGTGAGCGCCTTCGTGGTCACATACACATCCAAGGCATCGGCGGACCAGCGAGCGGGACGAGCGGGTCGGATCAGCGCTGGACATTGCTATCGCCTCTACTCCAGCGCGGTCTACAACGACTGCTTCGAGGCCTTCGCCCAGCCGGACATCCAGATGAAGCCCGTCGAGGATCTCATGCTGCAGATGCGTTGCATGGGCATCGACCGCGTTGTGCACTTTCCCTTTCCCTCGCCGCCAGACCAGACTCAGCTGCAGGCCGCCGAGCATCGGTTGACCGTGCTGGGTGCTCTGGAGGTCAGAAAGTCCTCGGAAAAGACGACCGACTTGCCGCCGGCTGTCACCCGTCTTGGCCAGGTCATCTCCCGTTTTCCCGTGGCCCCGCGGTTCGGCAAGATGCTGGCCCTGtccaaccagcagcagctgctgccctACACCGTTTGTCTGGTGGCTGCCCTCTCGGTCCAGGAGGTGCTCATCGAGACGGGGGTGCAGCGGGATGAGGATGTGGCGCCTGGGGCGAATCGCTTCCACCAGAAGCGTCAGAGCTGGGCGGCCAGTGGCAACTACCAGCTACTCGGTGATCCTATGGTCCTGCTTCGAGCTGTCGGAGCGGCGGAGTATGCCGGCTCCCAGGGTCGCCTGTCAGAGTTCTGTACCACCAACGGTCTGCGACCGAAGGCGGTCAGCGAGGTGCGCAAGCTGCGCGTTCAGCTGACCAATGAGATCAACCTGAACGTGAGCGATGTGGAGCTGGGCGTGGATCCGGAACTCAAGCCGCCCACGGATGCCCAGGCGCGTTTTCTGCGCCAGATCCTGCTGGCTGGCATGGGTGACCGCGTGGCCAGAAAGGTGCCGCTGGCCGATATAGCCGACAAGGAAGAGCGGCGGCGACTCAAGTATGCCTACAACTGTGCCGACATGGAGGAGCCGGCCTTTCTGCATGCCTCATCCGTGCTGCGCCAGAAGGCGCCCGAGTGGGTGGTCTATCAGGAGGCCTACGAGCTGCAGAACGGTGACTCCACCAAGATGTTTATAAGAGGTATCACCGCCATAGAGCCGGAGTGGCTGCTCCTCTACGTTCCCCTTCTGTGCAATGTGCGTGAGGTGCGCGAGGATCCTGCTCCCCGGTACGACGAGGCCTCTGGTCGCATATTCTGCTATGTGGACGCCACCTTTGGCAAGGCTGGCTGGGATCTGCCGCTTGGCGAGGTGGAGATGCCGCTCAGCGAGAAGGCCTGCTG CTACTTTGGCATGTTCCTGTTGGAGGGCAGGGTCTGCCCCAAGCTGGCCGAGCTGCGCGGCAAGCTCAAGTCCACTCCCGCCTCCCTGATCAAGAGCTGGTCCAGCATGAACGACAAGGTGTTGCGCTTCAAGCGGGCACTGATCACCAAGCAGATCCACAACCGCCAGGCGCTCTTCGATGAGTTCCGCAGGGATAACCACT TCCTCCTGGAGGAGTACCAGAATCTACTGTACGACGTGGCCCTCAGCGAGCTGACGCCTTGGTGGCCGCCTCTGGACAAGAGCTAG